A genomic window from Populus nigra chromosome 7, ddPopNigr1.1, whole genome shotgun sequence includes:
- the LOC133699824 gene encoding GATA transcription factor 11-like isoform X2 has protein sequence MKEGMSKSWFFDKDFSGVPDNFFEDTLGCFDFPLEDVEPNGDDGEDWESKFRHLEPPSSNLLTTFSTAICGEDASSLEPNYNSCSVLLDGSLQLKHWASSAEASSSRSKPILCRSSDSKYSHLFQATSPVSVLESSGSSCPTENATTYYPKFVTPIKRPRSKLPRLRRHTFPFIPTACASKKFYCSASSDPELEYYNDEEILDSSRKTQKKRNLMLLSSAVEMAPKMKQPVETRRCTHCQVTKTPQWREGPLGPKTLCNACGVRYRSGRLLPEYRPAASPTFVPFLHSNSHRKVLEMRKQTEQQASNLLREHEV, from the exons ATGAAGGAAG gGATGAGTAAATCTTGGTTTTTCGACAAGGATTTCAGTGGGGTTCCGGATAATTTTTTCGAGGATACTTTGGGGTGCTTTGATTTCCCATTGGAAGATGTAGAACCAAATGGTGATGATGGAGAAGACTGGGAGTCTAAATTCCGACATCTCGAGCCCCCTTCCTCTAATCTTTTAACCACTTTTTCAACCGCTATCTGTGGTGAAGATGCCTCCTCCCTGGAACCCAACTATAACTCTTGTTCAGTTTTG CTTGATGGATCTTTACAGTTAAAACATTGGGCAAGCTCTGCTGAAGCATCTTCAAGCAGAAGCAAACCCATCCTTTGTCGGTCTTCAGACAGCAAATATTCTCATCTGTTCCAGGCCACCAGCCCAGTTTCTGTCCTGGAAAGTAGTGGCAGTTCTTGTCCCACTGAAAATGCGACAACATATTACCCCAAATTTGTCACACCAATAAAGCGCCCTCGAAGCAAGCTGCCACGCCTCCGGCGACATACATTCCCTTTCATCCCCACTGCCTGTGCCTCTAAAAAGTTTTATTGTTCGGCTTCTTCAGATCCAGAATTAGAATACTATAATGATGAGGAAATATTGGATTCTTCCAGGAAAACACAGAAGAAAAGGAATCTGATGCTGCTATCTTCTGCAGTAGAGATGGCGCCAAAGATGAAGCAGCCAGTTGAAACCAGGAGATGCACACATTGTCAGGTGACAAAGACACCACAATGGAGAGAAGGACCATTGGGGCCAAAAACCCTTTGCAATGCTTGTGGGGTTCGGTACAGATCAGGCCGCCTCCTTCCAGAGTATCGACCAGCTGCCAGCCCTACCTTTGTTCCTTTTTTGCACTCCAACTCTCACAGGAAGGTGTTAGAGATGAGAAAGCAGACGGAGCAG
- the LOC133699824 gene encoding GATA transcription factor 11-like isoform X1 yields MKEGMSKSWFFDKDFSGVPDNFFEDTLGCFDFPLEDVEPNGDDGEDWESKFRHLEPPSSNLLTTFSTAICGEDASSLEPNYNSCSVLLDGSLQLKHWASSAEASSSRSKPILCRSSDSKYSHLFQATSPVSVLESSGSSCPTENATTYYPKFVTPIKRPRSKLPRLRRHTFPFIPTACASKKFYCSASSDPELEYYNDEEILDSSRKTQKKRNLMLLSSAVEMAPKMKQPVETRRCTHCQVTKTPQWREGPLGPKTLCNACGVRYRSGRLLPEYRPAASPTFVPFLHSNSHRKVLEMRKQTEQVTPMAAMDVLVPMAPEH; encoded by the exons ATGAAGGAAG gGATGAGTAAATCTTGGTTTTTCGACAAGGATTTCAGTGGGGTTCCGGATAATTTTTTCGAGGATACTTTGGGGTGCTTTGATTTCCCATTGGAAGATGTAGAACCAAATGGTGATGATGGAGAAGACTGGGAGTCTAAATTCCGACATCTCGAGCCCCCTTCCTCTAATCTTTTAACCACTTTTTCAACCGCTATCTGTGGTGAAGATGCCTCCTCCCTGGAACCCAACTATAACTCTTGTTCAGTTTTG CTTGATGGATCTTTACAGTTAAAACATTGGGCAAGCTCTGCTGAAGCATCTTCAAGCAGAAGCAAACCCATCCTTTGTCGGTCTTCAGACAGCAAATATTCTCATCTGTTCCAGGCCACCAGCCCAGTTTCTGTCCTGGAAAGTAGTGGCAGTTCTTGTCCCACTGAAAATGCGACAACATATTACCCCAAATTTGTCACACCAATAAAGCGCCCTCGAAGCAAGCTGCCACGCCTCCGGCGACATACATTCCCTTTCATCCCCACTGCCTGTGCCTCTAAAAAGTTTTATTGTTCGGCTTCTTCAGATCCAGAATTAGAATACTATAATGATGAGGAAATATTGGATTCTTCCAGGAAAACACAGAAGAAAAGGAATCTGATGCTGCTATCTTCTGCAGTAGAGATGGCGCCAAAGATGAAGCAGCCAGTTGAAACCAGGAGATGCACACATTGTCAGGTGACAAAGACACCACAATGGAGAGAAGGACCATTGGGGCCAAAAACCCTTTGCAATGCTTGTGGGGTTCGGTACAGATCAGGCCGCCTCCTTCCAGAGTATCGACCAGCTGCCAGCCCTACCTTTGTTCCTTTTTTGCACTCCAACTCTCACAGGAAGGTGTTAGAGATGAGAAAGCAGACGGAGCAGGTGACCCCTATGGCAGCAATGGATGTGTTAGTGCCTATGGCACCAGAACATTAG
- the LOC133699824 gene encoding GATA transcription factor 11-like isoform X3, protein MKEGMSKSWFFDKDFSGVPDNFFEDTLGCFDFPLEDVEPNGDDGEDWESKFRHLEPPSSNLLTTFSTAICGEDASSLEPNYNSCSVLLKHWASSAEASSSRSKPILCRSSDSKYSHLFQATSPVSVLESSGSSCPTENATTYYPKFVTPIKRPRSKLPRLRRHTFPFIPTACASKKFYCSASSDPELEYYNDEEILDSSRKTQKKRNLMLLSSAVEMAPKMKQPVETRRCTHCQVTKTPQWREGPLGPKTLCNACGVRYRSGRLLPEYRPAASPTFVPFLHSNSHRKVLEMRKQTEQVTPMAAMDVLVPMAPEH, encoded by the exons ATGAAGGAAG gGATGAGTAAATCTTGGTTTTTCGACAAGGATTTCAGTGGGGTTCCGGATAATTTTTTCGAGGATACTTTGGGGTGCTTTGATTTCCCATTGGAAGATGTAGAACCAAATGGTGATGATGGAGAAGACTGGGAGTCTAAATTCCGACATCTCGAGCCCCCTTCCTCTAATCTTTTAACCACTTTTTCAACCGCTATCTGTGGTGAAGATGCCTCCTCCCTGGAACCCAACTATAACTCTTGTTCAGTTTTG TTAAAACATTGGGCAAGCTCTGCTGAAGCATCTTCAAGCAGAAGCAAACCCATCCTTTGTCGGTCTTCAGACAGCAAATATTCTCATCTGTTCCAGGCCACCAGCCCAGTTTCTGTCCTGGAAAGTAGTGGCAGTTCTTGTCCCACTGAAAATGCGACAACATATTACCCCAAATTTGTCACACCAATAAAGCGCCCTCGAAGCAAGCTGCCACGCCTCCGGCGACATACATTCCCTTTCATCCCCACTGCCTGTGCCTCTAAAAAGTTTTATTGTTCGGCTTCTTCAGATCCAGAATTAGAATACTATAATGATGAGGAAATATTGGATTCTTCCAGGAAAACACAGAAGAAAAGGAATCTGATGCTGCTATCTTCTGCAGTAGAGATGGCGCCAAAGATGAAGCAGCCAGTTGAAACCAGGAGATGCACACATTGTCAGGTGACAAAGACACCACAATGGAGAGAAGGACCATTGGGGCCAAAAACCCTTTGCAATGCTTGTGGGGTTCGGTACAGATCAGGCCGCCTCCTTCCAGAGTATCGACCAGCTGCCAGCCCTACCTTTGTTCCTTTTTTGCACTCCAACTCTCACAGGAAGGTGTTAGAGATGAGAAAGCAGACGGAGCAGGTGACCCCTATGGCAGCAATGGATGTGTTAGTGCCTATGGCACCAGAACATTAG
- the LOC133699824 gene encoding GATA transcription factor 11-like isoform X4 — MKEGMSKSWFFDKDFSGVPDNFFEDTLGCFDFPLEDVEPNGDDGEDWESKFRHLEPPSSNLLTTFSTAICGEDASSLEPNYNSCSVLLDGSLQLKHWASSAEASSSRSKPILCRSSDSKYSHLFQATSPVSVLESSGSSCPTENATTYYPKFVTPIKRPRSKLPRLRRHTFPFIPTACASKKFYCSASSDPELEYYNDEEILDSSRKTQKKRNLMLLSSAVEMAPKMKQPVETRRCTHCQVTKTPQWREGPLGPKTLCNACGVRYRSGRLLPEYRPAASPTFVPFLHSNSHRKVLEMRKQTEQASNLLREHEV, encoded by the exons ATGAAGGAAG gGATGAGTAAATCTTGGTTTTTCGACAAGGATTTCAGTGGGGTTCCGGATAATTTTTTCGAGGATACTTTGGGGTGCTTTGATTTCCCATTGGAAGATGTAGAACCAAATGGTGATGATGGAGAAGACTGGGAGTCTAAATTCCGACATCTCGAGCCCCCTTCCTCTAATCTTTTAACCACTTTTTCAACCGCTATCTGTGGTGAAGATGCCTCCTCCCTGGAACCCAACTATAACTCTTGTTCAGTTTTG CTTGATGGATCTTTACAGTTAAAACATTGGGCAAGCTCTGCTGAAGCATCTTCAAGCAGAAGCAAACCCATCCTTTGTCGGTCTTCAGACAGCAAATATTCTCATCTGTTCCAGGCCACCAGCCCAGTTTCTGTCCTGGAAAGTAGTGGCAGTTCTTGTCCCACTGAAAATGCGACAACATATTACCCCAAATTTGTCACACCAATAAAGCGCCCTCGAAGCAAGCTGCCACGCCTCCGGCGACATACATTCCCTTTCATCCCCACTGCCTGTGCCTCTAAAAAGTTTTATTGTTCGGCTTCTTCAGATCCAGAATTAGAATACTATAATGATGAGGAAATATTGGATTCTTCCAGGAAAACACAGAAGAAAAGGAATCTGATGCTGCTATCTTCTGCAGTAGAGATGGCGCCAAAGATGAAGCAGCCAGTTGAAACCAGGAGATGCACACATTGTCAGGTGACAAAGACACCACAATGGAGAGAAGGACCATTGGGGCCAAAAACCCTTTGCAATGCTTGTGGGGTTCGGTACAGATCAGGCCGCCTCCTTCCAGAGTATCGACCAGCTGCCAGCCCTACCTTTGTTCCTTTTTTGCACTCCAACTCTCACAGGAAGGTGTTAGAGATGAGAAAGCAGACGGAGCAG